The Streptomyces laurentii genome contains a region encoding:
- a CDS encoding ABC transporter substrate-binding protein (ABC transporter substrate-binding protein [Streptomyces albus J1074];~NMT1-like family; cl15260;~Substrate binding domain of ABC-type glycine betaine transport system; pfam04069;~identified by MetaGeneAnnotator; putative) produces the protein MRGGAGVRAAGLAGALVLAALAVSGCGLKSGSPMVDDVTPGKLGQGEPLKGASLTVTSKNFSENIILGQMIGLVFKAAGAEVLDRTNLPGSISAREAIVKGDADAMYEYTGTGWITYLGNSAPIPDPRRQWEAVRDADRRNGVVWLPQAAMDNTYALAVSRKNNEKYHLRTLSDAAALSRKDPSAVTVCVENEFASRDDGLLGMRKAYGMRLPAASIKKMDAGIIYTQVSQSHACLLGEVYTTDGRIRAMDLTVLEDDRHFFPHYNAAPVVHAATYEKYPALAKLLDPVTAKLSTAVARELNAQVDVDGRDPHDVAKEWLLKEGFIKAG, from the coding sequence ATGAGGGGCGGGGCGGGGGTACGCGCCGCGGGACTGGCGGGGGCACTGGTCCTGGCGGCGCTCGCGGTGTCCGGCTGCGGGCTGAAGAGCGGATCGCCGATGGTGGACGACGTGACACCGGGCAAGCTCGGCCAGGGCGAGCCGCTGAAGGGCGCCTCGCTGACGGTCACCTCCAAGAACTTCAGCGAGAACATCATCCTGGGCCAGATGATCGGGCTCGTCTTCAAGGCGGCGGGCGCCGAGGTCCTGGACCGGACGAACCTGCCGGGTTCGATCAGCGCGCGCGAGGCGATCGTGAAGGGCGACGCCGACGCGATGTACGAGTACACGGGCACCGGCTGGATCACGTACCTCGGCAACTCCGCGCCCATCCCCGACCCGCGGCGGCAGTGGGAGGCGGTGCGCGACGCGGACCGGAGGAACGGGGTGGTGTGGCTGCCGCAGGCGGCGATGGACAACACGTACGCGCTGGCCGTCAGCCGGAAGAACAACGAGAAGTACCACCTGCGGACGCTCTCGGACGCGGCCGCGCTGTCGCGGAAGGACCCGTCGGCGGTGACGGTGTGCGTGGAGAACGAGTTCGCCTCGCGCGACGACGGCCTGCTGGGCATGCGGAAGGCGTACGGGATGCGCCTGCCGGCGGCGAGCATCAAGAAGATGGACGCCGGGATCATCTACACGCAGGTCTCGCAGTCGCACGCGTGCCTGCTGGGCGAGGTGTACACGACGGACGGCCGGATCCGGGCGATGGACCTGACGGTCCTGGAGGACGACCGGCACTTCTTCCCTCACTACAACGCGGCGCCGGTGGTGCACGCGGCGACGTACGAGAAGTACCCGGCCCTCGCGAAGCTGCTCGACCCGGTGACGGCGAAGCTGTCGACGGCGGTGGCGCGGGAGCTGAACGCGCAGGTGGACGTGGACGGGCGGGACCCGCACGACGTGGCGAAGGAGTGGCTGCTCAAGGAGGGCTTCATCAAGGCGGGTTGA
- a CDS encoding transcriptional regulator, arsR family (Arsenical Resistance Operon Repressor and similar prokaryotic, metal regulated homodimeric repressors. ARSR subfamily of helix-turn-helix bacterial transcription regulatory proteins (winged helix topology). Includes several proteins that appear to...; cd00090;~Transcriptional regulator, ArsR family [Streptomyces venezuelae ATCC10712];~dimerization interface [polypeptide binding];~identified by MetaGeneAnnotator; putative;~putative DNA binding site [nucleotide binding];~putative Zn2+ binding site [ion binding]): protein MQLYCGVMPENENEKVNETAHAPQSEQGKPSSAEGAPAPPENHVLNPRSLRALAHPLRIQMLRALRHQGPATASQLAEKLGESSGATSYHLRQLAAHGFVEDAPELGKGRERWWKAAVRGTTFDGALDKDPNPEVQGAVEVYLHEIANIHTQELNTYLGTRDHWDEIWRDSSDMSDFTLHLSAERAAELNQKIHDLIDGYRDSAGAEDPATQRIRMHLHAFPQDGVN, encoded by the coding sequence TTGCAACTCTACTGTGGAGTCATGCCCGAGAACGAGAACGAGAAGGTGAACGAGACCGCGCACGCGCCGCAGAGCGAGCAGGGGAAGCCCTCCTCCGCCGAGGGCGCGCCCGCGCCGCCGGAGAACCACGTCCTCAACCCGCGCTCCCTGCGAGCCCTCGCCCACCCCCTGCGCATCCAGATGCTGCGCGCCCTGCGGCACCAAGGACCGGCCACCGCGTCCCAACTCGCGGAGAAACTGGGCGAGTCCAGCGGTGCCACCAGCTACCACCTGCGCCAGCTCGCCGCCCACGGCTTCGTCGAGGACGCGCCGGAGCTCGGCAAGGGACGAGAGCGCTGGTGGAAGGCGGCGGTCAGAGGCACCACCTTCGACGGAGCGCTCGACAAGGACCCCAACCCCGAGGTCCAGGGCGCCGTCGAGGTCTACCTCCACGAGATCGCGAACATCCACACCCAGGAGCTCAACACCTACCTCGGCACCCGCGACCACTGGGACGAGATATGGCGGGATTCCTCGGACATGAGCGACTTCACGCTCCACCTCTCGGCCGAGCGCGCGGCCGAGCTCAACCAGAAGATCCACGACCTGATCGACGGGTACCGCGACAGCGCCGGCGCCGAGGACCCGGCGACCCAGCGGATACGGATGCACCTGCACGCCTTCCCGCAGGACGGCGTCAACTGA
- a CDS encoding hypothetical protein (identified by MetaGeneAnnotator; putative;~sequence version:1), with translation MHSDVHLTLHRLTATELRHTADTAAPMVPSAPVRVQLGWKLVEFGLKLAVPGTSRAALAGRALSA, from the coding sequence ATGCACTCCGACGTCCACCTCACCCTGCACCGTCTGACCGCCACCGAGCTCCGGCACACCGCCGACACCGCCGCCCCGATGGTTCCGTCCGCTCCGGTACGGGTCCAACTGGGCTGGAAGCTCGTCGAGTTCGGCCTCAAGCTCGCCGTCCCCGGGACGTCGCGCGCCGCGCTCGCCGGCCGCGCGCTGTCCGCCTGA
- a CDS encoding major facilitator MFS1 protein (H+ Antiporter protein; TIGR00900;~identified by MetaGeneAnnotator; putative;~major facilitator MFS1 protein [Streptomyces sp. Mg1]), translating to MRLLTHARTPLVTVLSANTVSISGNSLTLIGVPWFALETTGSAGKAGLVAFCAAAPVVVSALAGGPVIDRIGRRRVSIASDLVCALALAAIPLLNQAGVLRFWMLCALMAVTGLFHAPGETARNVLIPDLARHAGTPLSRAASLYDAVSRGARMIGAAVGGLLVAALGADTVLYVDGATFLVSALLVLAGLRGIPSAEPHRDAPALNLTAYRADLREGYSFLLRNRLLLAVNLMVMVTNGLAMSWSSVLMPIHAREELGGASAQGLLVAVFGGSALAGALLYGVLGHHVPRRPVFTVGFLISTAPILTAAFTDTIPPMVVAAAFGGLGAGVLNPILSTAFYEVVPDALRSRVGGASTAAVLLTTPLGGLVAGLLVDSLGITAALLLVGGSFFLATLSPLVFPVWRELDAPAKISEDGGAAGPASSSGPSTPVPAPESEATTPRR from the coding sequence GTGCGCCTACTCACCCATGCCCGCACACCGCTGGTCACCGTCCTGTCGGCCAACACCGTCTCGATCAGCGGGAACTCACTCACCCTGATCGGTGTCCCGTGGTTCGCCCTGGAGACCACCGGGAGCGCCGGCAAGGCCGGTCTGGTCGCCTTCTGCGCCGCCGCCCCCGTCGTCGTCTCCGCTCTCGCGGGCGGACCCGTCATCGACCGGATCGGCCGCCGCCGGGTCTCCATCGCCTCCGACCTGGTCTGCGCCCTCGCGCTCGCCGCGATCCCGCTGCTCAACCAGGCCGGAGTGCTGCGGTTCTGGATGCTGTGCGCGCTGATGGCGGTCACCGGTCTCTTCCACGCCCCCGGCGAGACCGCCCGCAACGTCCTCATCCCCGACCTCGCCCGGCACGCCGGTACCCCGCTCAGCCGGGCCGCCAGCCTCTACGACGCCGTCTCGCGCGGCGCCCGGATGATCGGCGCCGCCGTCGGCGGTCTGCTGGTGGCGGCGCTGGGCGCCGACACCGTGCTGTACGTCGACGGCGCCACGTTCCTGGTCTCGGCGCTGCTCGTCCTCGCGGGCCTGCGGGGCATCCCGTCGGCCGAACCCCATCGCGACGCACCGGCGTTGAACCTCACCGCCTACCGCGCCGACCTGCGCGAGGGCTACTCCTTCCTGCTGCGCAACCGGCTGCTGCTCGCCGTCAACCTCATGGTGATGGTCACCAACGGGCTGGCCATGAGCTGGAGTTCGGTCCTGATGCCGATCCACGCCCGCGAGGAGCTCGGCGGAGCGTCCGCGCAGGGCCTGCTGGTCGCCGTCTTCGGCGGCAGCGCCCTCGCCGGCGCGCTGCTCTACGGTGTGCTGGGCCACCACGTCCCGCGCCGGCCGGTCTTCACCGTCGGCTTCCTGATATCCACCGCTCCCATCCTCACCGCGGCCTTCACCGACACCATCCCGCCGATGGTCGTGGCGGCGGCGTTCGGCGGGCTCGGCGCCGGGGTGCTCAACCCGATCCTCAGCACCGCCTTCTACGAGGTGGTCCCCGACGCGCTGCGCAGCCGCGTCGGCGGCGCGAGCACGGCCGCCGTCCTGCTCACCACCCCGCTCGGCGGCCTGGTCGCCGGCCTCCTGGTCGACAGCCTGGGCATCACGGCGGCGCTGCTCCTGGTCGGCGGGTCGTTCTTCCTGGCCACCCTGTCGCCGCTGGTGTTCCCGGTCTGGCGCGAGCTGGACGCCCCGGCCAAGATCTCCGAGGACGGCGGTGCGGCCGGCCCGGCTAGCAGCTCGGGACCTTCGACTCCTGTCCCTGCTCCAGAGAGTGAAGCGACGACACCGCGTCGCTGA
- a CDS encoding sdrC protein (Predicted secreted protein containing a PDZ domain [Signal transduction mechanisms]; COG3480;~SdrC [Streptomyces albus J1074];~Subunit ChlI of Mg-chelatase; cl12214;~identified by MetaGeneAnnotator; putative), whose protein sequence is MFSRLARLPRARALALCALPVAGLFAAAGFAPLPFAIAQPGTTADVLGKDQGREVITVSGAPVRPTEGQLRMTTILATGPSASIGFSEVADAWFRTDRAVLPKSSVYPTGESDQEIQKHNLGEMKESQDAASLAALDYLKLDPNKVKVNLHLADVGGPSAGLLFSLGIVDKIDGNGKGGDLTGGRTIAGTGTIDPDGTVGAVGGVALKTQAAARDGATVFLVPKGECSQAQSELPKGLRLVPVTALSDAVSSLHSLEQGQESKVPSC, encoded by the coding sequence GTGTTCTCCCGACTCGCCCGTCTTCCCCGCGCCCGTGCCCTCGCGCTGTGCGCGCTGCCCGTCGCCGGACTGTTCGCCGCCGCCGGGTTCGCGCCGCTGCCGTTCGCCATCGCGCAGCCCGGCACGACCGCCGACGTGCTCGGCAAGGACCAGGGCCGCGAGGTGATCACCGTCTCCGGCGCCCCGGTCCGCCCGACCGAGGGCCAGCTGCGGATGACCACGATCCTGGCGACCGGGCCGTCCGCGTCCATCGGCTTCTCCGAGGTGGCCGACGCCTGGTTCCGCACCGACCGGGCGGTGCTGCCGAAGTCCTCCGTCTATCCGACGGGGGAGTCCGATCAGGAGATCCAGAAGCACAACCTCGGCGAGATGAAGGAGTCGCAGGACGCCGCCTCCCTGGCCGCCCTCGACTATCTGAAGCTCGACCCGAACAAGGTGAAGGTGAACCTGCACCTCGCCGACGTCGGCGGCCCCAGCGCCGGACTGCTCTTCTCCCTCGGCATCGTCGACAAGATCGACGGCAATGGGAAGGGCGGCGATCTGACCGGCGGCCGGACCATCGCCGGTACGGGCACGATCGACCCGGACGGGACGGTCGGCGCCGTCGGCGGTGTCGCCCTGAAGACGCAGGCCGCCGCCCGTGACGGCGCCACCGTCTTCCTGGTGCCGAAGGGCGAGTGCTCCCAGGCGCAGAGCGAGCTGCCGAAGGGCCTGCGGCTCGTCCCCGTCACCGCGCTCAGCGACGCGGTGTCGTCGCTTCACTCTCTGGAGCAGGGACAGGAGTCGAAGGTCCCGAGCTGCTAG
- a CDS encoding hypothetical protein (Alpha/beta hydrolase family; pfam12695;~Platelet-activating factor acetylhydrolase, isoform II; pfam03403;~identified by MetaGeneAnnotator; putative;~predicted protein [Streptomyces sp. C]) — MLGAATALLPTAARAATAPTAGPVLRLPAPTGPHPVGLRTVHLTDPTRIDPWEGGAREVMLTVLYPARDVQGRPRVPQLTPAAAREFADLAPFVHPGLPAPGTVDWGAVLTHGHLAAPPLPGRLPALLYSPGGGDSRTLGTSLAEDLASHGRVVVLFDHPGDASQVDLPGGMRYTVLRGEPDPATFRTMIDTRVGDLRLVLHRVLGDGLAGLPPATTTGIYGHSAGGTAAVSTAHADRRVRAVANLEGYLDLDPLDGFDRPLLLFRTDGFDGAGRLTRSWAGRAGERALLAGSGHWAFTDYAALVPALQAAGLVTSATRAALVGTADPAARLAALRRRLRAFFDAHKGCARSARR, encoded by the coding sequence GTGCTCGGCGCCGCGACCGCCCTCCTGCCCACGGCCGCGCGGGCGGCGACGGCGCCGACGGCCGGGCCCGTGCTCCGGCTGCCCGCGCCCACCGGGCCCCACCCCGTCGGCCTGCGCACCGTCCACCTCACCGACCCGACCCGCATCGACCCCTGGGAGGGCGGAGCGCGGGAGGTGATGCTCACCGTCCTGTACCCGGCCCGCGACGTCCAGGGCCGCCCCCGCGTCCCCCAGCTCACCCCGGCGGCCGCCCGGGAATTCGCCGACCTGGCACCCTTCGTGCACCCCGGCCTGCCCGCGCCCGGCACGGTGGACTGGGGCGCCGTCCTCACCCACGGGCACCTGGCCGCGCCGCCGCTGCCCGGGCGCCTGCCCGCGCTGCTGTACAGCCCGGGCGGCGGGGACTCCCGCACCCTCGGCACGAGCCTCGCCGAGGACCTGGCCAGCCACGGCCGGGTCGTCGTCCTCTTCGACCACCCCGGCGACGCCAGCCAGGTGGACCTGCCCGGCGGAATGCGCTACACCGTGCTGCGCGGCGAACCGGACCCGGCGACCTTCCGCACCATGATCGACACGCGGGTCGGAGACCTCCGCCTCGTCCTCCACCGGGTCCTCGGCGACGGACTCGCCGGCCTGCCCCCGGCCACCACCACCGGGATCTACGGCCACTCGGCCGGCGGCACCGCCGCCGTCTCGACGGCCCACGCCGACCGCCGCGTCCGCGCGGTGGCGAACCTGGAGGGCTACCTCGACCTCGACCCCCTGGACGGCTTCGACCGCCCCCTCCTCCTCTTCCGTACGGACGGCTTCGACGGTGCCGGCCGCCTCACCCGCTCCTGGGCCGGGCGCGCCGGAGAGCGGGCCCTGCTGGCCGGCAGCGGCCACTGGGCCTTCACCGACTACGCCGCCCTCGTCCCCGCTCTCCAGGCCGCCGGGCTCGTGACCTCCGCCACGCGGGCCGCGCTCGTCGGCACCGCCGACCCGGCCGCCCGCCTGGCCGCGCTCCGCCGGCGCCTGCGCGCCTTCTTCGACGCCCACAAGGGGTGCGCCCGGAGCGCCCGGCGCTGA
- a CDS encoding hypothetical protein (Arsenical Resistance Operon Repressor and similar prokaryotic, metal regulated homodimeric repressors. ARSR subfamily of helix-turn-helix bacterial transcription regulatory proteins (winged helix topology). Includes several proteins that appear to...; cd00090;~dimerization interface [polypeptide binding];~identified by MetaGeneAnnotator; putative;~predicted protein [Streptomyces sp. C];~putative DNA binding site [nucleotide binding];~putative Zn2+ binding site [ion binding]), whose product MPGLRIHFTAADVARVRFAPRPAPLQELHAALATAVMPGRDPLFDHWRGRVLRALPAAADPLADLVPADRPPVFLDVLADTLDDSFEQIRATRPETVRAELERVYGAGAPPRWVRGLHAGEEASWRAVRRAQRAAYETVLAPVWPLVRDLHRDAFARHALTAAEHGLAAALTALAPGSRFDGTVWRWPASSPRAAGRDVRLDGRGLVLLPTFHHPAGPLLQDRPGRPVVLTYPSGTGLPPSPDGSGSGVGSRTGSTASDDPLAPVLGRTRAELLRLLAEPRSTTELARALRVSNATASEHAAALRAAGLVRTARAGRSVRHERTALGELTAGTRPAGPGSA is encoded by the coding sequence GTGCCGGGCTTGCGTATCCATTTCACGGCGGCCGATGTCGCCCGCGTCCGCTTCGCGCCGCGTCCGGCGCCGCTGCAGGAGTTGCACGCGGCCCTGGCGACGGCGGTCATGCCGGGCCGGGACCCGTTGTTCGACCACTGGCGCGGCCGGGTCCTGCGCGCCCTGCCGGCCGCCGCGGACCCGCTCGCCGACCTGGTGCCGGCCGACCGCCCGCCGGTTTTCCTGGACGTCCTCGCCGACACCCTCGACGACAGCTTCGAGCAGATCCGCGCGACCCGCCCGGAGACGGTCCGCGCCGAGCTGGAGCGGGTGTACGGAGCCGGGGCGCCGCCCCGTTGGGTGCGGGGCCTGCACGCGGGCGAGGAGGCGTCCTGGCGCGCCGTGCGCCGGGCCCAGCGGGCCGCGTACGAGACGGTCCTCGCCCCGGTGTGGCCGCTGGTACGGGATCTGCACCGCGACGCGTTCGCCCGGCACGCCCTGACGGCCGCCGAACACGGACTGGCCGCCGCGCTGACGGCCCTCGCCCCGGGCTCCCGCTTCGACGGCACCGTCTGGCGGTGGCCGGCGTCCTCGCCGCGGGCCGCCGGACGCGATGTCCGGCTCGACGGCCGGGGCCTGGTGCTGCTGCCGACCTTCCACCACCCGGCGGGCCCACTGCTCCAGGACCGTCCGGGCCGTCCCGTGGTGCTCACCTACCCGTCGGGCACCGGCCTCCCGCCGTCACCGGACGGCTCCGGCTCCGGCGTCGGCTCCCGCACCGGATCCACCGCCTCGGACGATCCGCTCGCGCCCGTTCTGGGCCGTACCCGGGCGGAGTTGCTGCGGCTGCTCGCCGAGCCCCGCTCGACGACGGAGCTGGCCCGCGCGCTGCGGGTGAGCAACGCGACGGCGTCCGAGCACGCGGCGGCGCTGCGCGCGGCGGGCCTGGTCCGGACGGCCCGCGCGGGCCGTTCCGTACGCCATGAGCGCACGGCGCTGGGGGAGTTGACGGCGGGCACGCGCCCCGCCGGGCCGGGGTCCGCGTAG
- a CDS encoding hypothetical protein (identified by MetaGeneAnnotator; putative;~predicted protein [Streptomyces sp. C]), giving the protein MRVRIGYAAWIVGVVQFFVVHGIAESAWTTPYSWAHNNISDLGNAVCALRSEPEPRYICSPEHGLMNGSFIALGVLFLLGVVLTGGALWRRGPAAMAARVLLAGAGVGFALAGLAPADVNENTHVLGALLIMLLGNAGLVLTGFVLVRGVPATLRWGGVVWGVVAIAAFGLFLSRTYLGLGMGGMERVAALPLLAWVLSVGVHGLTDRAARASRAVPAARGRLGHDG; this is encoded by the coding sequence ATGAGAGTCCGGATCGGGTACGCGGCGTGGATCGTGGGGGTGGTGCAGTTCTTCGTCGTCCACGGGATCGCCGAGTCGGCGTGGACCACCCCGTACAGCTGGGCGCACAACAACATCAGCGACCTGGGCAACGCCGTGTGCGCCCTCCGGTCGGAGCCCGAGCCGCGGTACATCTGCTCACCCGAACACGGTCTGATGAACGGGTCGTTCATCGCCCTCGGCGTGCTGTTCCTGCTCGGCGTGGTGCTGACGGGCGGGGCGCTGTGGCGCCGGGGTCCGGCCGCCATGGCGGCTCGGGTGCTGCTGGCCGGGGCGGGCGTGGGGTTCGCGCTGGCCGGACTGGCCCCGGCGGACGTCAACGAGAACACGCACGTCCTGGGCGCCCTCTTGATCATGCTGCTGGGCAACGCCGGTCTTGTGCTCACCGGGTTCGTCCTGGTGCGGGGCGTCCCGGCGACGCTGCGGTGGGGCGGTGTGGTGTGGGGCGTGGTGGCGATCGCGGCGTTCGGACTGTTCCTGTCCCGCACCTACCTCGGCCTCGGCATGGGCGGCATGGAACGGGTTGCCGCACTGCCGCTGCTGGCCTGGGTGCTGTCCGTCGGCGTCCACGGTCTGACCGACCGCGCGGCGCGTGCGTCCCGGGCGGTGCCGGCGGCGCGGGGGCGGCTCGGTCACGACGGCTGA
- a CDS encoding differentiation regulon (IclR helix-turn-helix domain; pfam09339;~Transcriptional regulator [Transcription]; COG1414;~differentiation regulon [Streptomyces venezuelae ATCC10712];~identified by MetaGeneAnnotator; putative), producing MTAETSQTLDRGLRVLKLLADTDHGLTVTELSNRLGVNRTVVYRLLATLEQHALVRRDLGGRARVGLGVLRLGRQVHPLVREAALPALRSLAEDIGATAHLTLVDGAEALAVAVVEPTWTDYHVAYRAGFRHPLDRGAAGRAILAARQGELAEAGFTLTHGELEAGASGAAAPLVGVTGIEGSVGVVMLSDAVPERVGPRVVDAAREVADALR from the coding sequence GTGACCGCGGAGACCTCCCAGACGCTCGACCGGGGACTTCGAGTCCTCAAACTGCTCGCCGACACCGACCACGGCCTGACCGTCACCGAGTTGTCCAACCGACTCGGCGTGAACCGGACCGTCGTCTACCGCCTGCTGGCCACCCTCGAACAGCACGCCCTCGTCCGCCGCGACCTCGGCGGCCGCGCCCGCGTCGGCCTCGGGGTGCTGCGCCTCGGCCGGCAGGTGCACCCCCTCGTACGGGAGGCCGCGCTGCCCGCGCTGCGCTCGCTCGCCGAGGACATAGGGGCGACGGCCCATCTGACGCTCGTCGACGGAGCGGAGGCGCTCGCCGTCGCCGTCGTCGAGCCGACGTGGACCGACTACCACGTGGCCTACCGGGCCGGCTTCCGCCACCCGCTGGACCGGGGCGCCGCCGGCCGCGCGATCCTCGCCGCCCGCCAGGGCGAACTCGCCGAAGCCGGGTTCACGCTCACCCACGGCGAGCTGGAGGCGGGCGCGAGCGGTGCCGCCGCCCCGCTGGTCGGCGTGACCGGCATAGAAGGCAGCGTCGGCGTCGTCATGCTGTCGGACGCGGTGCCGGAGCGGGTCGGCCCGCGGGTCGTGGACGCGGCCCGCGAGGTCGCCGACGCCCTGCGCTGA